A section of the Rhizobium sp. Pop5 genome encodes:
- a CDS encoding cupin domain-containing protein, with product MDATSKPTCHIVRPNHAYDGKQGLSYFQGIAAETVGAKGICMHLLTIPPGVRAKAHLHEAHETAIYMLSGEAHTWYGDRLEHHVVVHAGELFYIPAGVPHMPANLSSTPCTAVIARTDPNEQESVVLLPDLDALVPA from the coding sequence ATGGACGCGACATCAAAACCCACCTGCCACATCGTTCGCCCCAACCATGCCTATGACGGCAAGCAGGGGCTGAGCTATTTCCAAGGGATAGCGGCCGAGACGGTCGGCGCCAAGGGCATCTGCATGCACCTCCTGACGATCCCGCCCGGCGTGCGGGCCAAGGCGCATCTGCACGAGGCGCACGAGACGGCGATCTACATGCTCTCCGGCGAGGCCCATACCTGGTATGGCGACCGGCTGGAGCATCACGTCGTCGTCCATGCCGGCGAACTTTTCTACATACCGGCGGGTGTGCCGCATATGCCGGCAAACCTCAGCAGCACGCCATGCACGGCGGTCATTGCCCGCACCGATCCGAACGAGCAGGAAAGCGTCGTGCTTCTGCCTGATTTGGACGCGCTGGTGCCGGCGTGA
- a CDS encoding ABC transporter ATP-binding protein, whose protein sequence is MQAPSVVSAKDLCLTYQANDGPVNALSDVNLDVRKGDFVSFIGPSGCGKTTFLRVIADLEKSTSGEISINGMTPEEARKARAYGYVFQAPALYPWRTIEKNIALPLEIMGYTAADRTRRIAEALDLVGLSGFEKKFPWQLSGGMQQRASIARALAFDADLLLMDEPFGALDEIVRDHLNEELLKLWARTNKTICFVTHSIPEAVYLSTKIVVMSPRPGRVTDVIDSTLPAERPLDIRDTPEFLEIAHRVREGLRTGHSHEV, encoded by the coding sequence ATGCAAGCACCCTCCGTCGTATCCGCCAAGGATCTCTGTCTCACCTACCAGGCGAATGACGGCCCGGTGAATGCGCTGAGCGATGTCAATCTCGATGTGCGCAAGGGCGACTTCGTCTCCTTCATCGGCCCGTCGGGCTGCGGCAAGACGACCTTCCTGCGCGTCATCGCCGATCTTGAAAAGAGCACGTCGGGCGAAATCTCGATCAACGGCATGACGCCGGAGGAAGCCCGCAAGGCCCGCGCCTATGGCTACGTCTTCCAGGCGCCGGCGCTCTACCCCTGGCGCACCATCGAAAAAAACATCGCCCTGCCACTGGAAATCATGGGTTATACTGCAGCCGACCGCACCAGGCGCATCGCCGAGGCGCTCGACCTCGTCGGTCTTTCCGGCTTCGAGAAGAAATTTCCCTGGCAGCTTTCCGGCGGCATGCAGCAGCGCGCCTCGATCGCCCGCGCGCTCGCCTTCGATGCCGACCTGCTGCTGATGGACGAGCCCTTCGGCGCGCTGGATGAGATCGTCCGCGACCATCTGAACGAAGAGCTGCTGAAACTCTGGGCCCGCACCAACAAGACGATCTGCTTCGTCACCCACTCCATCCCCGAGGCCGTCTACCTCTCGACCAAGATCGTGGTGATGTCGCCGCGCCCGGGCCGCGTGACCGATGTCATCGATTCAACGCTGCCGGCCGAACGCCCGCTCGACATCCGCGACACCCCCGAATTCCTGGAAATCGCCCACCGCGTCCGCGAGGGGCTGAGGACGGGGCATAGCCATGAGGTTTAG
- a CDS encoding ABC transporter permease, translated as MKPDTFKNKIIPVTTILLALIAIWYVAAVLMNAPFQRDMDSRAGATPTTWEFVGKTLAQPKPILPAPHQVAQNVYENTVLRSLSSNRSLVYHSWVTLSSTLLGFGFGMLLGILLAVLIVHNRAMDRSLMPWLVASQTIPILAIAPMIVIISYNVLTGDNALAHLLNLDSDASRLVSKALISTYLSFFPVAVGMVKGLRSPEILYLDLMRTYNASPMQTFWKLRVPASVPFLFTSMKVAIAASLVGAIVGELPTGATAGIGSKLLAGSYYSQTIDIWAALVAGSLLAGVLVAIVGLAGKIVDRAMGGRPA; from the coding sequence ATGAAACCCGACACCTTCAAAAACAAGATCATCCCCGTCACCACCATCCTGCTCGCCCTCATCGCCATCTGGTATGTCGCGGCCGTTCTCATGAATGCGCCGTTCCAGCGCGACATGGACAGCCGCGCCGGCGCCACGCCGACCACATGGGAATTCGTCGGCAAGACGCTTGCGCAGCCGAAGCCGATCCTGCCGGCGCCGCATCAGGTGGCGCAGAATGTCTACGAGAATACCGTCCTGCGCAGCCTTTCGAGCAACCGCAGCCTCGTGTACCATAGCTGGGTGACGCTCTCATCCACGCTGCTCGGCTTCGGCTTCGGCATGCTGCTCGGCATTCTTCTCGCCGTGCTGATCGTGCACAACCGCGCCATGGACCGCTCGCTGATGCCGTGGCTGGTGGCGAGCCAGACGATACCGATCCTTGCCATCGCGCCAATGATCGTCATTATTTCCTATAACGTGCTGACCGGCGACAACGCGCTGGCGCATCTTCTGAACCTCGATTCCGACGCCTCCCGCCTCGTTTCCAAGGCGCTGATCTCCACCTATCTTTCCTTCTTTCCCGTCGCCGTCGGCATGGTGAAAGGGTTGCGGTCACCCGAAATCCTCTATCTCGACCTGATGCGCACTTATAATGCGAGCCCCATGCAGACCTTCTGGAAGTTGCGTGTCCCAGCTTCGGTCCCCTTCCTCTTTACGTCGATGAAGGTCGCGATCGCCGCGAGCCTTGTCGGCGCAATCGTCGGCGAACTGCCGACGGGTGCGACCGCCGGCATCGGCTCGAAGCTGCTTGCCGGTTCCTATTACAGCCAGACCATCGATATCTGGGCGGCCCTCGTCGCCGGATCGCTGCTTGCGGGCGTTCTCGTCGCGATCGTCGGCCTTGCGGGGAAAATCGTCGATCGCGCCATGGGCGGGAGACCGGCATGA